One part of the Quercus lobata isolate SW786 chromosome 7, ValleyOak3.0 Primary Assembly, whole genome shotgun sequence genome encodes these proteins:
- the LOC115952463 gene encoding receptor-like protein 42 produces MRISLLSWLFFIPICSIFLNFRTFVVSQSQTCLSDQRDLLIGLKKSLKFNSSLSTKLVQWNEAQFTNCCLWKGVNCSKEGRVVGLDLFNESITGGLHHNLSLFSLQYLESLNLAYNKLSSTIPSQFGSLTSLRNLNLSNAGFAGQVPNAISRLKRLVTLDLSTISFLSDNTLKLEDPNLAKLVQNLSEIKGLYLDGVNISASGNKWCQPLSSSLPNLSVLSMSDCYLSGPLDSSLLKLQSLSIIRLNNNPLNAPVPEFFANFTNLTYLGLSSCGLNGTFPDNIIQVPSLQTLDLSYNELLQGSLPEFLPNGSLRSLLLSGTKFSGALPDSIGNLAMLSRIDLFGCNFSGSIPNSMGTLTQLVYLDMSSNKFNRQIPSFTMAKNLTEINLSHNDLEGSINSTQWKELIKLVNLDLDNNSIEGSIPLSLFSHPSLQKLQLSKNKFSGGLQEFNVSSYSLNTLDLSGNNLKGPLPMSVIKLKGLKSLSFSYNKFNGSFQLDSIQQLTNLSSLDLSYNELSVNYSVTASSLSFPHFSTLKLASCKLSAVPDFLKNQSKLTILDLSKNQIPGEIPNWIQNLTNLFYLNLSYNHLEGPLLNLPSMLTILDLHSNQLQGQLPTLPPSATYLDLSGNNFSSAIPAGIGSSLTFAYFLSLSNNQLSGSIPVSICNAPYLQVLDLSNNLLNGTIPQCFYGMSETLMVLDLRKNKLGGNLSNSFPVNCGLLTLNLNGNLLEGVVPESLRNCKNLEVLDMGNNQLKDAFPCNLKNIYSLRVLILRSNKFYGSIDCGGPNTSWPMLQIVDLASNNFTGQLPREYLSAWNAMMDVVQYLQVPILKFSQIYYQDMITVTSKGLDIELVRILNLFTSIDVSCNNLNGTIPEEIGKLKLLLVLNFSHNALTGHIPPSMRKLTMLESLDLSSNQLRGKIPMQLSDLTFLAVLNLSFNQLVGQIPQGKQFDTFSEDSYKGNKGLCGIPLKKNCRSDKAPPPSAIPQSKGTSSTTLIGFDWQFILTGLGFGVGAAVVVAPLTFWEKGRKWHNDIIDKILLVILPMMGLSYTGCYNVKVEADEDIEDENTEDSEDDDNENEMEDEEIWGRYCVICSKLDISRKRAIHDPRCTCHNSPPISSSSSTSSSSS; encoded by the coding sequence ATGAGAATTTCACTCCTTTCATGGCTTTTCTTCATACCCATTTGCTCAATTTTCCTCAACTTTCGTACCTTTGTGGTATCTCAATCTCAAACATGTCTTAGCGATCAGCGAGACTTGTTGATCGGATTGAAGAAAAGCCTCAAATTCAATAGTAGCTTGTCTACAAAACTGGTGCAATGGAATGAAGCTCAGTTTACTAATTGCTGTTTGTGGAAAGGTGTAAACTGCAGCAAGGAGGGACGTGTTGTTGGTCTCGACCTGTTCAACGAATCCATCACGGGTGGACTTCATCACAATTTAAGCCTTTTCAGTCTCCAGTATCTTGAGTCCCTGAATTTGGCTTATAACAAGCTGAGTTCTACGATTCCATCTCAGTTTGGCAGTCTGACGAGTTTGCGTAATTTGAATTTGTCAAATGCTGGCTTTGCAGGGCAGGTTCCAAATGCGATTTCACGTCTCAAAAGGTTGGTTACTCTCGATTTGTCTACCATCTCTTTCTTGAGTGATAATACGCTGAAACTTGAGGACCCAAATTTAGCTAAGCTAGTTCAGAATCTTTCGGAGATTAAGGGACTTTATCTTGATGGTGTAAATATATCAGCGTCAGGAAATAAGTGGTGTCAGCCCTTATCATCTTCTCTGCCAAATCTAAGTGTGTTGAGCATGTCAGACTGTTATCTTTCAGGCCCTCTTGATTCCTCCTTATTGAAGCTTCAGTCCCTCTCAATTATTCGTCTCAATAATAATCCCCTCAATGCTCCAGTTCCagaattttttgcaaatttcaCAAATTTGACTTACTTGGGTCTCAGTTCTTGTGGATTGAATGGGACATTTCCAGACAACATCATCCAGGTTCCATCATTGCAGACGCTTGACTTGTCATATAATGAACTACTTCAAGGTTCTTTACCAGAATTTCTTCCAAATGGTTCTCTTCGGTCACTGCTGCTTAGTGGTACAAAATTTTCAGGGGCACTGCCAGATTCTATTGGTAACCTTGCAATGTTGTCCAGAATAGATCTTTTTGGATGCAATTTCAGTGGATCAATACCGAACTCTATGGGAACTCTTACTCAATTGGTTTATTTGGACATGTCGTCCAATAAGTTCAACAGACAGATTCCATCATTCACCATGGCCAAGAATCTGACAGAGATAAACCTTTCCCATAATGATCTGGAAGGTAGTATTAATTCCACTCAGTGGAAAGAGCTTATAAAACTGGTGAATCTTGACTTGGATAACAATTCAATTGAAGGGAGTATTCCATTGTCCCTGTTTTCCCATCCATCTCTGCAGAAACTACAACTTtcgaaaaacaaattttctggTGGACTCCAGGAATTTAACGTTTCTTCTTACTCATTGAACACCCTTGATTTGAGTGGCAACAACTTGAAAGGGCCCTTACCCATGTCTGTTATCAAGCTCAAAGGTCTTAAATCCCTCTCATTTTCTTACAACAAATTTAATGGCTCCTTCCAGCTTGATTCGATTCAGCAACTAACAAATCTATCGAGTCTTGATCTTTCTTACAACGAGTTGTCAGTCAATTATAGTGTTACCGCTTCTTCTTTGTCCTTTCCCCATTTTAGCACATTGAAGTTGGCTTCTTGCAAATTGAGTGCAGTCcctgattttttgaaaaaccaatCCAAATTAACCATTCTAGACCTTTCAAAAAACCAGATTCCCGGAGAGATACCCAACTGGATTCAGAATCTTACTAATCTTTTTTACCTAAATCTCTCATATAACCACCTGGAAGGGCCTTTGCTCAATCTTCCTTCTATGTTAACTATCCTAGATCTTCATTCCAACCAACTCCAGGGGCAACTCCCAACTCTCCCACCATCTGCCACATATCTGGATCTCTCAGGGAATAATTTCAGCTCTGCTATACCTGCTGGCATTGGCAGCTCCCTTACTTTTGCTTATTTCTTATCTCTCTCAAATAATCAATTATCTGGTAGTATCCCTGTATCAATATGCAATGCTCCATACCTGCAAGTTCTTGATCTGTCCAATAATCTTTTGAATGGCACTATTCCCCAATGCTTCTATGGAATGAGTGAGACTCTCATGGTGTTGGATTTGAGAAAGAACAAACTCGGTGGCAATTTATCTAATTCGTTTCCAGTTAATTGTGGTTTACTAACTCTAAATCTCAATGGAAACCTATTAGAAGGAGTGGTACCAGAGTCTTTGCGGAACTGCAAAAATTTGGAGGTCTTGGACATGGGGAACAACCAACTAAAGGATGCCTTCCCATGTAACTTGAAGAACATATACTCATTGCGTGTCCTTATCTTGCGATCTAACAAATTTTATGGGTCCATTGATTGTGGAGGGCCAAATACCTCTTGGCCAATGCTTCAAATTGTTGACCTCGCTTCAAACAATTTTACTGGTCAGCTTCCAAGAGAATACCTTTCTGCCTGGAATGCAATGATGGATGTTGTCCAGTACCTCCAAGTTCCAATCCTAAAATTCAGTCAAATTTATTATCAAGATATGATAACAGTTACCAGTAAAGGTTTAGACATTGAGCTGGTTAGGATTCTAAATCTATTCACTTCAATTGACGTATCCTGCAACAATCTTAATGGGACAATACCAGAAGAAATTGGAAAGCTCAAATTGCTACTTGTTCTCAACTTCTCACATAATGCTCTTACAGGCCACATTCCACCATCTATGAGAAAGTTGACTATGCTGGAATCACTTGACTTGTCAAGCAATCAGCTCAGAGGGAAAATCCCTATGCAACTTTCAGATCTTACTTTCCTGGCAGTCCTAAACCTCTCATTCAATCAATTGGTTGGGCAGATTCCACAAGGCAAGCAATTTGATACATTTTCAGAAGATTCCTATAAAGGGAACAAAGGATTATGTGGAATCCCTTTGAAGAAAAACTGCAGAAGTGAtaaagctccaccaccttcagcAATACCACAATCTAAAGGCACAAGTTCAACTACTTTGATTGGATTTGATTGGCAGTTCATACTGACTGGATTGGGTTTTGGGGTCGGAGCAGCAGTTGTTGTTGCTCCCCTAACATTTTgggagaaaggaagaaaatggCACAACGATATAATTGATAAGATTCTTCTAGTGATTCTTCCAATGATGGGATTGTCTTACACTGGCTGctataatgtgaaggttgagGCAGATGAAGATATTGAAGATGAGAACACGGAAGATTCTGAAGATGATgacaatgaaaatgaaatggAAGACGAAGAAATTTGGGGACGGTATTGTGTGATTTGCTCTAAACTCGACATTAGTAGGAAGAGGGCCATCCATGATCCTCGGTGTACATGCCATAACTCACCccctatttcttcttcttcctctacatcctcatcttcatcatAG